A region of Pontiella agarivorans DNA encodes the following proteins:
- a CDS encoding TolC family protein, with protein sequence MFLLLLSSCTKIGNYAEKRANKAAYSNIAGAQHSAFGETDIFSIGVKEEELLQQLLEIDRKQEEVQLLSLADTIALAMANSRSYQFEKENLFIQALNLTETQKDFNWDTSASSAAASTGISKQNGNVETFGEQGVDGNLTLGISRTLVSGAKVSLGFTHAFLNAFSSPDTSGEGNAVSLNIVQPLLNGFGPLVAKETLRQAERDMVYAVREFKRYQQGFVINIADQYYSALQTRDQLINQRRNYESAVANREQTESMAKAGRIKEFEAAQAKQSELNAADSLTLAISNYQSALDDFRYTLGIPIDLNVEPDSRELKLLEERGLVQFDIDQQAAMDSALSNRLDLITRRDAVEDNERLLEITRRNFLPDLNANYNVTADPEFDSSDQVDQDLTVSLDIPFDWTEKRNDYRIAQIRLDRAVRSLQAEEDDIRRDVRELWRKLERNRSVYKNRLLSVRLSERRVENTELLLQQGKVQTRDLLDAQDDLLSSRNQATSALVDYTINRLRFWDAIERFEIDPKGMWYEQSEEEITE encoded by the coding sequence GTGTTTTTACTCTTGCTGTCCTCGTGTACGAAAATCGGGAATTATGCCGAGAAGCGGGCAAATAAAGCGGCCTACAGCAATATTGCCGGAGCACAGCATTCCGCCTTTGGTGAGACCGATATTTTTTCCATTGGTGTAAAGGAAGAAGAGCTTCTGCAGCAACTGCTTGAAATCGACCGGAAGCAGGAAGAGGTGCAGCTGCTCAGTCTTGCCGATACGATTGCGCTGGCTATGGCCAACAGTCGATCCTACCAGTTTGAAAAGGAAAACCTCTTTATCCAGGCGCTGAACCTGACGGAAACGCAAAAGGACTTCAATTGGGATACCAGTGCTTCCAGTGCCGCGGCCAGCACTGGAATTTCGAAGCAGAACGGTAATGTTGAAACGTTCGGTGAACAGGGAGTGGATGGAAATCTGACCTTGGGGATTTCGCGCACGCTGGTTTCCGGGGCCAAGGTTTCGCTGGGATTCACCCATGCGTTTTTAAATGCATTTTCTTCTCCGGATACCTCCGGAGAGGGCAATGCTGTTTCCTTAAATATTGTTCAACCCCTTTTGAATGGGTTCGGGCCGTTGGTTGCGAAGGAAACGCTCCGGCAGGCGGAGCGGGACATGGTGTATGCTGTGCGGGAGTTCAAACGCTATCAGCAGGGTTTCGTGATCAATATAGCGGATCAGTATTATTCCGCTTTGCAGACCCGCGATCAGCTGATCAACCAGCGCAGGAACTATGAAAGTGCGGTTGCCAACCGCGAGCAGACGGAATCGATGGCGAAGGCCGGTCGTATTAAGGAGTTTGAGGCGGCACAGGCAAAGCAGAGCGAGCTGAATGCTGCGGACAGTCTGACTTTGGCCATTTCGAATTATCAGTCTGCTCTGGATGATTTCCGCTACACGCTCGGCATTCCCATTGATTTGAATGTGGAACCTGACTCCCGGGAGCTGAAACTGTTGGAAGAACGCGGCCTGGTTCAGTTTGATATCGATCAGCAAGCTGCCATGGACAGTGCTCTTTCCAATCGGCTGGATCTAATTACCCGCCGCGATGCGGTTGAAGACAATGAACGGTTGCTTGAAATTACCCGTCGCAACTTTCTGCCGGATTTAAATGCCAATTATAATGTAACGGCCGATCCGGAATTCGACAGCAGCGATCAGGTTGATCAGGATTTGACGGTTTCGCTGGATATTCCGTTTGACTGGACGGAAAAACGCAACGATTACCGAATTGCCCAGATTCGGCTGGACCGGGCGGTGAGGAGTCTGCAGGCGGAAGAGGATGATATCCGGCGCGATGTCCGGGAGCTGTGGCGTAAGCTGGAACGCAACCGATCCGTATATAAAAACCGCTTGCTGTCGGTGCGGCTGTCTGAACGGCGGGTGGAGAATACGGAGCTTCTGTTGCAACAGGGAAAGGTGCAGACGCGCGATCTGCTCGATGCGCAGGATGACCTGCTGAGTTCCCGTAACCAGGCAACCAGCGCGCTGGTGGATTACACCATTAACCGCCTGCGCTTCTGGGACGCCATTGAACGATTTGAAATTGACCCCAAGGGAATGTGGTATGAGCAATCCGAAGAAGAAATTACTGAGTAA